One genomic region from Phycodurus eques isolate BA_2022a chromosome 16, UOR_Pequ_1.1, whole genome shotgun sequence encodes:
- the znf750 gene encoding zinc finger protein 750, producing MTDRHTNTEVTGAGDIPERLRSCSSGTATLPERGMATAQERKPKRPHYIPRPPGKPFKYQCFQCPFTCNEKSHLFNHMKYNLCKNSISLMLQKNSQATREIKAVTKARPVKSKEVPVRQEEENTAEMSDATEEVDVENDSPEEKEGQTLPNTSNVPAKEVKSPPRPSAFSLVAPNRDGAEAFKSSVPLSDGSQPLVPAFERPAFPWTLKPFPTPLRPDYTPYFRPFYSSYYQPPSHNANETVPSPLRLDFPDPQRQVVPHAIAPPPASVSVPYSYRYCHPILSGQQFHYSLYRPHELSSYLPLDWYGPTLASEDYNLYTRPSHNHFAEQAQLGQSGDKEIRLSPKEGCSALGSPDRPSHAQITQKDGEGAPRDNGLDERQPSTVEQNMQTDARRKDTAESLLQLGTLLVDTRSAESGTYSGVSEFCAEANSEKEEGDNRGAPAPLNLSTRNSDSSDTGRPRGAELPLNLSLRSPHAALTDEEACDQRQTAALALCQLAIASSAASVRDFERARRTAEHSGSTEKSEHDSKPKATGAKRVNGGLAKSNMRKARKRAKAAARPARRRPRWC from the exons atgacagacagacacacaaacactgaaGTCACAGGAGCAGGAGACATCCCTGAGCGACTGAGGAGCTGCTCGTCAGGTACCGCGACACTTCCAGAACGG GGAATGGCCACCGCTCAGGAACGCAAGCCTAAAAGGCCTCACTACATTCCTCGCCCGCCGGGGAAGCCGTTCAAGTACCAATGTTTCCAGTGTCCCTTCACCTGCAACGAGAAGTCCCACCTCTTTAACCACATGAAATACAACCTGTGCAAAAACTCCATCTCCCTGATGTTGCAGAAAAACAGTCAGGCGACTCGGGAGATCAAGGCCGTAACAAAGGCCCGCCCCGTGAAATCTAAGGAAGTTCCCGTGCGACAGGAAGAGGAGAACACAGCGGAGATGAGCGATGCGACGGAAGAGGTCGACGTTGAGAACGACAGTCCGGAGGAGAAGGAAGGCCAGACTTTGCCAAACACGAGCAACGTTCCAGCGAAGGAGGTGAAGTCCCCGCCTCGCCCGTCTGCCTTCTCCTTGGTGGCGCCCAACCGCGACGGAGCAGAAGCCTTTAAGTCATCTGTGCCGCTGTCAGACGGTTCGCAGCCTCTCGTTCCCGCCTTCGAGCGCCCAGCGTTCCCATGGACTCTTAAACCATTCCCCACCCCCTTGAGGCCAGATTACACTCCTTATTTCAGGCCTTTCTATTCTTCATATTACCAACCTCCAAGCCATAATGCAAACGAGACCGTTCCGTCTCCTCTGCGGCTTGACTTTCCGGATCCCCAGAGGCAAGTGGTGCCACACGCCATTGCCCCGCCTCCAGCTTCAGTCTCCGTCCCTTACTCGTACCGATACTGTCACCCGATCCTCTCAGGACAGCAATTTCATTACAGCCTGTACAGACCCCATGAGCTCTCAAGCTATCTTCCTTTGGACTGGTACGGGCCAACCCTCGCTTCTGAAGATTACAACTTATACACGCGACCCAGTCACAATCATTTCGCTGAACAAGCACAGCTCGGGCAAAGTGGCGACAAGGAGATCAGGCTGAGCCCAAAGGAGGGCTGTTCTGCTCTGGGCTCCCCTGACAGACCCAGTCACGCACAAATCACCCAGAAGGATGGCGAGGGAGCGCCGCGAGACAACGGCCTGGATGAGCGGCAGCCGTCGACAGTGGAGCAAAACATGCAGACTGACGCCAGGCGCAAGGACACCGCTGAAAGCTTGCTGCAGCTGGGAACGCTGCTCGTGGACACAAG ATCGGCTGAGAGCGGCACATATTCTGGCGTGTCCGAGTTTTGTGCGGAAGCTAACTCGGAAAAGGAAGAAGGGGACAACAGAGGCGCACCGGCACCGCTAAACCTCTCAACGAGAAATTCGGACAGCTCGGACACAGGGAGGCCACGGGGTGCAGAGTTGCCGCTCAATCTCAGCCTCCGCTCTCCTCACGCCGCTCTCACGGATGAGGAAGCGTGTGACCAGAGGCAAACGGCGGCGCTGGCGCTCTGTCAGCTCGCCATCGCCAGCTCGGCCGCCTCTGTGCGTGACTTTGAGCGAGCCCGTCGAACAGCGGAACATTCGGGCTCAACGGAAAAGAGTGAACACGACAGCAAGCCCAAAGCGACGGGCGCGAAACGAGTCAACGGCGGCCTTGCTAAATCCAACATGCGCAAAGCAAGGAAGAGAGCAAAAGCGGCAGCGCGGCCTGCGAGGAGGAGGCCACGCTGGTGCTGA